One window of the Xenopus tropicalis strain Nigerian chromosome 10, UCB_Xtro_10.0, whole genome shotgun sequence genome contains the following:
- the trappc5 gene encoding trafficking protein particle complex subunit 5: MDSRFSRGKSSILERSLARPKTEVSLSAFALLFSEIVQYCQNRVYSVSELQAKLSELGQQVGCRILDPLVMREKNGKRETKVISALLFIKVVAWKALFGKEADKLEQANDDDKTYYIIEKDPLINAYISVPKENSTLNCASFTAGIVESLLTCSGFPAKVTAHWHKGTTLMIKFDESVIARDKALDGR; encoded by the coding sequence ATGGATTCAAGATTTAGCAGAGGGAAGTCATCTATTTTAGAGAGATCCTTGGCCAGACCAAAGACTGAGGTGAGCCTCAGTGCTTTTGCTCTTCTCTTCTCTGAAATAGTTCAGTACTGTCAGAATCGGGTCTATTCCGTATCTGAACTCCAAGCTAAGCTGTCTGAGCTGGGCCAGCAAGTTGGATGCCGCATCCTTGATCCTCTGGTCATGCGAGAGAAGAATGGCAAGCGAGAGACCAAAGTAATTAGTGCTTTACTGTTTATTAAAGTTGTTGCATGGAAAGCTCTCTTTGGAAAGGAAGCTGACAAACTAGAGCAGGCAAATGATGATGACAAAACATATTACATAATTGAGAAGGATCCACTCATCAATGCCTACATCTCTGTGCCGAAAGAGAACAGCACCCTTAATTGTGCCTCTTTTACAGCCGGCATTGTGGAGTCCCTACTGACTTGCAGTGGCTTTCCCGCAAAAGTTACTGCTCACTGGCACAAAGGAACCACCTTAATGATTAAATTTGATGAGTCTGTTATAGCTCGCGACAAAGCACTGGATGGACGCTAA